From the Entomomonas sp. E2T0 genome, one window contains:
- a CDS encoding glutamine--tRNA ligase/YqeY domain fusion protein codes for MSNSETTASANNFIRQIVKADLEAGRCQKVITRFPPEPNGYLHIGHAKAICLNFGIAKEFGGDCHLRFDDTNPTKEEQEFIDAIKYDVEWLGFHWVGEVRYASDYFDQLHAWAIDLIKAGKAYVCDLSPEEAREYRGTLREPGKNSPYRDRTVEENLDLFARMKAGEFKDGEKALRAKIDMASPNMNMRDPILYRIRHAEHHQTGNKWCIYPSYDFTHGQSDAIEGITHSVCTLEFEDHRPLYEWFLANLPVPATPHQYEFARLNLNYTITSKRKLKLLVEEGHVNGWDDPRMSTISAFRRRGYTPASIRDFCERIGVGRADAVVDMGVLEFCIREDLDANAPRAMCVLKPLKVVITNYPEDKQEILELSRHPKIEELGKRQLPFAREIYIDQGDYDENPPKGYKRLVPEGEVRLRGSYVIKAEKAIKDANGNVIELHCTYDPDTLGKNPEGRKVKGVIHWVPAKESIECEVRLYDRLFKTANPNKTEQEDGSFLENINPDSLVILKGCRAEPSLAKATLDDRFQFEREGYFCLDSKDSKPDSLVFNRTITLRDSWGQ; via the coding sequence ATGAGCAATTCAGAAACAACAGCATCTGCAAATAATTTTATTCGTCAAATAGTTAAGGCTGATTTGGAAGCAGGGCGTTGCCAGAAAGTGATTACCCGTTTTCCACCAGAGCCTAATGGTTATTTACATATAGGTCATGCTAAAGCTATTTGTTTAAATTTTGGCATAGCCAAAGAGTTTGGTGGTGATTGCCATTTACGTTTTGATGACACTAACCCAACCAAAGAAGAGCAAGAATTTATTGATGCCATTAAATACGATGTAGAATGGCTAGGCTTTCATTGGGTAGGCGAAGTTCGCTATGCCTCAGATTATTTTGACCAATTACATGCATGGGCAATTGACTTAATCAAAGCAGGCAAAGCTTATGTTTGTGATCTTTCACCAGAAGAAGCCCGTGAATACCGTGGCACATTGCGTGAACCCGGCAAAAACAGCCCATATCGTGATCGCACGGTAGAAGAAAACCTAGACCTATTCGCTAGAATGAAAGCAGGCGAATTTAAAGACGGTGAAAAAGCCTTAAGAGCTAAAATTGATATGGCATCACCTAATATGAATATGCGTGATCCCATTTTATACCGTATTCGCCATGCCGAGCATCACCAAACAGGTAATAAATGGTGTATCTACCCAAGTTATGACTTTACCCATGGTCAATCAGATGCGATTGAAGGCATTACTCATTCAGTATGTACCTTAGAGTTTGAAGACCATCGCCCGCTTTACGAATGGTTTTTAGCTAACCTACCTGTGCCAGCAACACCGCACCAATATGAGTTTGCCCGTTTAAATCTAAACTACACCATTACCAGTAAGCGTAAACTAAAATTGTTAGTAGAAGAAGGTCATGTTAATGGTTGGGATGATCCACGCATGTCTACTATTTCTGCTTTCCGTCGTCGTGGTTATACCCCTGCTTCAATTCGTGATTTCTGTGAACGTATTGGTGTAGGCCGTGCTGATGCAGTAGTAGATATGGGCGTTTTAGAATTCTGTATTCGTGAAGACTTAGACGCTAATGCACCGCGTGCTATGTGCGTACTAAAACCACTAAAAGTAGTGATTACTAACTACCCAGAAGATAAGCAAGAAATCTTAGAGCTTTCTCGTCATCCTAAAATAGAAGAACTAGGCAAACGCCAACTGCCTTTTGCCCGTGAAATCTATATTGATCAAGGTGACTACGACGAAAACCCACCAAAAGGTTACAAACGTCTAGTGCCAGAAGGCGAAGTAAGACTGCGTGGGAGTTATGTAATCAAAGCAGAAAAAGCCATTAAAGATGCAAACGGTAATGTTATAGAACTACATTGCACCTATGACCCAGATACCCTTGGCAAAAACCCAGAAGGCCGCAAGGTAAAAGGCGTTATTCATTGGGTACCTGCTAAAGAAAGTATCGAGTGCGAAGTGCGTTTATATGATCGTCTCTTTAAAACAGCTAACCCTAATAAAACGGAACAAGAAGATGGTAGTTTCTTAGAAAACATCAACCCAGATTCACTAGTGATACTAAAAGGTTGTCGAGCAGAGCCATCATTGGCAAAGGCTACTTTAGATGATCGTTTCCAATTTGAACGGGAAGGTTACTTCTGTTTAGATAGTAAAGATAGCAAGCCAGACAGTCTAGTATTTAACCGTACTATTACCCTGCGTGATTCATGGGGGCAATAA